The DNA window TGCTGGGCGTCATCGCGATGTTCGCCTCGATCCTGATCCTGTTCTTCTTGCCGTGGCTGGACAACAGCCCCGTGCGTTCGGGCAATTATCGCCCGAAGTTCAAGATCGCCTTCTGGGTGCTCGTTGCCGACGTGCTGGTGCTCGGCTTCTGCGGTCAGATGCCGGCGGAAGAGCCGTGGGTGATGCTGAGCCAGCTCGCCGCCGCTTATTATTTCGCGCACTTCCTGCTCGTGCTGCCGCTGATCTCTCACTTCGAGAAGCCGCTGCCGCTGCCGGGTTCGATCACCGAAGCGGTGCTGCAGAAGCACAACATCAAGGGCGAGCGCGAAGCGCTTCCGGGCATGGGCAGCGACACCCAGCCGCAGCCGGCCGAATAAGAGGATAGAAGACTTCCGATGAAACTCCTTCTCAATCTTATCGGCGCCTTTTTTGTCGCCATGCTGGTCTGGTCGTTCGGCGCGGGGCTATACAGCTTCATCACGGAGCCGCCCAAGGAAGACGTGGTCCATGAGTTCCATGAGGAGCCGTTGGACATTCATTATCCGAGCGACGGCCCGCTGGGCACGTTCGACAAGGCGCAGCTGCAGCGCGGCCTCAAGGTCTTCCGCGAAGTTTGCGCCGCCTGCCATAGCCTCAACCAGGTGACCTTCCGCAGCCTGACCGATCTCGGCTATTCCGAGGATCAGGTGAAGACGATTGCCGCCGAATGGCCGATCGAGACGCCGTCGATCAATCCCGACACCGGCGAGGCTGCCACGCGCCCGCCGCTGCCGATCGACCATTTCCCGGCGCCTTATCCGAACGACGTCGCTGCGCGCGCAGCCAACAACAATGCCGTTCCGCCGGATCTCTCGCTTATCACCAAGGCGCGTGAGGGCGGGGCCGAATATGTGGATTCGCTCCTGCGCGGCTATCGTCCGGTGCCAGCCGATCTGCCTGAAGTGAACCGCCCGACCGCCGGGCTGCATTATAACCCGTGGTTTGCAAACCTGAACATCGCCATGCCACCGCCGCTGACCAGCGACGGACAGGTAACCTATGACGATGGTACCGCGTCGACCGTGGAACAGATGTCGAAGGACGTCAGCGCATTCCTGATCTGGACGGCGGAGCCCAAGCTGCCTGCGCGCAAGCAAACCGGCTGGGCAGTGATCCTGTTCCTGATCTTCGCGACGGCACTAGGATACATGGCCTATCGCAACATCTGGATCGACCAGAAGCATTGATCCGATGCGGCCACAGCCGCTTCGAAAAACCTAAAAAGAAGGGGGCCGCCGAGCCCCCTTTTTCATGTCCGATGATGCGCGCCCGGGCTGGACAGTTTTCTCGTCTATCCGAGCGCTTTGGCCAACGTATCGTGCCATTGGTTCAGACGCCGCTCGCGCGTGCTGGCGGTCATGCGCGGCTCGAAAACCGTAAGTTGACCGCGCATTTCATCAGCTGCCTCGCTGATATGCTCGCACATTTCTGCGCCGCACGCTGCCAGCATTGCCGCGCCTAGCGCCGTCGTTTCAATAAAATTCGGTCGCTCCACCGGCAGATCCAATATGTCGGCAAGGTCCTGCGCCATCCAGTCGTTTGCGGCCATGCCGCCATCGATCGACAGCCCGTTCCACGCGACGCCGTCTGCAGCGAAGGCGGCCTGCAGGTCGCTCGCCTGGTGTGCAATGGCCTCGAGAGCCGCGCGCGCAAGATGCGCGGCGCCGGTCGAAAAATCGAGCCCGTCCAGCATCCCGCGCACATCGGGACGCCAGTGTGGTGCCCCCAATCCTGATAAGGCGGGCACCATCATTACGCCGCCATTGTCGGGTACGGAGGCTGCGAGCTGCGCTGTTTCCGCTGCACTACGTAAGATTCCGAGGCCGTCGCGCAGCCATTTGATGAGGCTGCCGGCCACGAAGATCGATCCTTCCAGCGCGTATTCGCGCTCCCCGTCCTGCTGGAAAAGGACGGTCGAGAGTAGGCGGTTGGCAGAGCGCACGGGCTCGCTTCCGCTGTGGGTAAGGATGAACGCCCCTGTCCCGAAAGTGGCCTTGGTATCCCCCGGTGCGAGTCGTGCCTGCCCAATGCTCGCCGCCTGCTGATCGCCAGCCATGCCGCAGATCGGAATAGGCGCACCAAGAACTTTGGGATCGGTGCTCGCATAACAGCCATGGCTATCGACGATGGCAGGCAGGGATGCTCTGGGTACGCCGAAAAGCTCCAGCATTTCCGCATCCCAGTCGTCGCCCCCCAGCGCCATCAGCGAAGTACGGCTGGCGTTCGACGCGTCCGATATGTGCAGGCCCCCGGTCAGCTTGAACGCGATCCAAGACTCAATCGTCCCGAAGCACAGATCGTCGCCCGCCTCCGCGACCGAAGATTCATTCTCCAGCAACCAGCGCATCTTGGTGGCGGAAAAATAGGGATCGAGCAGCAGGCCGGTACGCTCCTGAACCAGCGCTTCCAAACCCCTTTCGCGAAGCTGCGAGCATTGATCTGCGGTCCGCCGGTCCTGCCAGACGATGGCGCGCCCCAGTGGTTCACCGGTCTTGCGGTTCCATGCGACCACGGTTTCGCGCTGGTTGGTAATACCGATCGCGAGTATGCGCCGTGCACCGCCCGCACGTTCGATCACCGTGCGGCAGCAGGCGAGCGTCTTGTCCCAGATTTCACCAGCATCCTGCTCGACATGGCCGGGCGCCGGGAAGTGCTGGGTGATCTCCATCTGCGCGATGTCGCGGCACTCACCGGACCGCGTGAAAAGCATCGCTCGTGTCGAGGTCGTCCCCTCATCGATCACCAGGATATGTTCGGCCATCGCCTTGCCCCTCGCCCGCCTGCCATGCGTTTATTGGTTCACCGTATCACGAGCGGCTGCAAAGGAAAGCGTGCCATGATAGGGGGATTCAATGTTCGATATTGCGATCATTGGCGGCGGTGTGAACGGTTGCGGGATTGCCCGCGATGCGGCGGGGCGGGGACTATCCGTGCTGCTGCTGGAGAAGGATGATCTCGCCAGCCATACCAGCTCGGCCGCGACCAAGCTGATCCACGGCGGCTTGCGCTATCTGGAGCAATATGAATTTCGCTTGGTGCGCAAGGCGCTGAAGGAGCGCGAGGTGCTATTGGCTGCAGCGCCGCACATCATCTGGCCGCTGCGCTTCGTGCTGCCCGTGGATGAGGGGATGAGGCCTGCATGGATGCTGCGTGCCGGGCTGTTCCTCTATGATCATCTGGGCGGGCGGGAGCTTCTGCCGGGAACTGAGCGGCATGATCTGACGACATCTCGCATGGGCGCGCCCCTGGAGAAGCGGCTGACGCGTGGTTTCAGCTATTCGGATTGCTGGGTAGAGGACGCCAGGCTGGTCACGCTGAACGCGCTGGATGCGCGTGAGCGCGGCGCGCAGGTTCGCACCCGCACCGCCTGCACCGGGCTGGAGCGCCGCAATGATCGCTGGATGATCACCGCCGGGGAGGAGCGTTTCGAAGCGCGCGCGCTCGTCAACGCCGCCGGCCCTTGGGCGGACGCGGTGGCAGGGCTTTCGCGCCCGGAGGCCGGGCATGACCTGCGCCTCGTCAAGGGTAGCCATATTGTCGTGCGCCGCGCTTATGAGGGCGATCAGGCCTATATTTTCCAGAACGGCGATGGGCGCGTTATCTTTGCCATTCCTTATGAGCATGATTTCACGCTGATCGGCACAACAGACCGGCCGCATGACGATCCGTCTGTCGCACCGGAAGCGAGCGAGGAGGAAATCGTCTATCTCCTCAATGCCGTGAACGAATATTTCGAACGCGATCTGATTCGCGAGGATGTGGTCTGGACCTATAGCGGCGTGCGTCCGTTGGTGGATGATCATGAGGCCGATGCCTCGGACGTGACACGCGATTATGTGCTGCGGCTGCAGGCCGAAGGCGGCGCGCCGATGCTGTCCGTGCTGGGCGGCAAGCTGACCACCTATCGCGTGCTCGCCGAGGACGCGCTGGAGCAGCTCGCCCCGCTCCTGGGCAACCATGCGCAACGATGGACGCATGATGCCACGCTTCCCGGCGGTGATTTTCCGGTGGACGGTTTTGCCCGACTGGCCAAGCGTTATGCGCGCCACTGGCCGTGGCTGGGCGATGTCACGGCCGCGCGTTACGCACGCGCATATGGAACGCGCACCGAGCGTCTGATGGAGGGCGCTTATGGCGAAGACGATATGGGACGCAGCTTCGGCGCAGGGCTTACCGAGCGGGAGGCGCGCTATCTGGTGCAGGAGGAGTTTGCCCGCACCGCCGAGGACATTCTCTGGCGCCGCTCCAAACTGGGCCTGCACATGACCGAGGCGGAGCGGACGGAATTTGCGCAGTGGATGGAAACAAGCCGGTTCGCGCCCAATTGACGAACCGCCCCGCGGCTGGCAAAAGCGCCGCCACCGGGCGGGTATAGCTTAGTGGTAAAGCCCTAGCCTTCCAAGCTAGTTATGCGGGTTCGATTCCCGCTACCCGCTCCACAATTCCTGAAGTTCCGCAGAAATCCGCCATTGAAAGGCAGGATTGCGGATGA is part of the Novosphingopyxis iocasae genome and encodes:
- a CDS encoding cytochrome c1, with translation MKLLLNLIGAFFVAMLVWSFGAGLYSFITEPPKEDVVHEFHEEPLDIHYPSDGPLGTFDKAQLQRGLKVFREVCAACHSLNQVTFRSLTDLGYSEDQVKTIAAEWPIETPSINPDTGEAATRPPLPIDHFPAPYPNDVAARAANNNAVPPDLSLITKAREGGAEYVDSLLRGYRPVPADLPEVNRPTAGLHYNPWFANLNIAMPPPLTSDGQVTYDDGTASTVEQMSKDVSAFLIWTAEPKLPARKQTGWAVILFLIFATALGYMAYRNIWIDQKH
- a CDS encoding FGGY family carbohydrate kinase, whose product is MAEHILVIDEGTTSTRAMLFTRSGECRDIAQMEITQHFPAPGHVEQDAGEIWDKTLACCRTVIERAGGARRILAIGITNQRETVVAWNRKTGEPLGRAIVWQDRRTADQCSQLRERGLEALVQERTGLLLDPYFSATKMRWLLENESSVAEAGDDLCFGTIESWIAFKLTGGLHISDASNASRTSLMALGGDDWDAEMLELFGVPRASLPAIVDSHGCYASTDPKVLGAPIPICGMAGDQQAASIGQARLAPGDTKATFGTGAFILTHSGSEPVRSANRLLSTVLFQQDGEREYALEGSIFVAGSLIKWLRDGLGILRSAAETAQLAASVPDNGGVMMVPALSGLGAPHWRPDVRGMLDGLDFSTGAAHLARAALEAIAHQASDLQAAFAADGVAWNGLSIDGGMAANDWMAQDLADILDLPVERPNFIETTALGAAMLAACGAEMCEHISEAADEMRGQLTVFEPRMTASTRERRLNQWHDTLAKALG
- the glpD gene encoding glycerol-3-phosphate dehydrogenase; the protein is MFDIAIIGGGVNGCGIARDAAGRGLSVLLLEKDDLASHTSSAATKLIHGGLRYLEQYEFRLVRKALKEREVLLAAAPHIIWPLRFVLPVDEGMRPAWMLRAGLFLYDHLGGRELLPGTERHDLTTSRMGAPLEKRLTRGFSYSDCWVEDARLVTLNALDARERGAQVRTRTACTGLERRNDRWMITAGEERFEARALVNAAGPWADAVAGLSRPEAGHDLRLVKGSHIVVRRAYEGDQAYIFQNGDGRVIFAIPYEHDFTLIGTTDRPHDDPSVAPEASEEEIVYLLNAVNEYFERDLIREDVVWTYSGVRPLVDDHEADASDVTRDYVLRLQAEGGAPMLSVLGGKLTTYRVLAEDALEQLAPLLGNHAQRWTHDATLPGGDFPVDGFARLAKRYARHWPWLGDVTAARYARAYGTRTERLMEGAYGEDDMGRSFGAGLTEREARYLVQEEFARTAEDILWRRSKLGLHMTEAERTEFAQWMETSRFAPN